The Imtechella halotolerans DNA window CACACCTACTTTGCGACAAGAAGTTGTTTTACAGCAACTTTCCCAGTTTATTTTGGAAAATAACAATGATAAAGTATTCCTTTTAAAAGGTTTTGCAGGTACTGGTAAAACCACTATTATAGGTACTATTGTAACGAATTTATGGCATGCTCAGCAAAAGTTTGTGTTAATGGCTCCTACGGGTAGAGCCGCAAAGGTGATCACTAATTATTCAAAAAGCACTGCCTTTACGATTCACAAGAAGATATATTTTCCTAAAAAGCAAAAGGGAGGAGGTGTTAGTTTTACACTTCAGCCGAATAAACATCGTAATACGTTGTTTATTGTTGATGAGGCCTCCATGATTCCAGATACACCTGCAGATTCTAAGTTGTTTGAAAATGGCTCCTTATTAGATGATCTTATGACTTATGTGTATTCAGGTCATAAGTGTAAGTTATTGCTCATTGGAGATACAGCACAGTTGCCACCGGTGAATCTTGCTTTAAGCCCTGCCCTTGATCCTGATACCCTGGCATTACATTATAATAAGGAAGTTCAAAGCATTGAATTGGATGAAGTGATGAGACAGGCCCAGGATTCTGGAGTATTGTTTAATGCTACCTTAATTCGTGAGCAACTTGCTTCATTTTATTTTGAAAACTTTGCATTTCAGGTGGGGCCTTATAAGGATATTGTACGATTAGTTGATGGATATGAAATTCAGGAAGCTATTAACGATGCTTATGATCGTTATGGTACAGAAGAAACGACCATTATAGTAAGGTCTAATAAACGTGCGAACTTATATAATCAGCAAATTAGGAGTCGTATCTTATTTAACGAAAATGAATTAGCACCAGGTGATTTGTTAATGGTGGTTAAAAATAATTATTTTTGGATAAAAGCTACTTCAGAGGCAGGTTTTATTGCCAATGGTGATACCATTGAAGTACTAGAAATTTTTGCTATTAAAGAGCTTTACGGTTTTAGATTTGCAGAAGTAAAAGTAAAGATGGTAGACTATCCTTCGATGAAACCGTTTGAAACTGTTTTATTACTCAATACTATCGATGCAGAGACACCTGCACTCTCTTATGAAGATTCTAATAAATTGTATCAAGAAGTAATGCTTGATTATCAGAATGAATCCTCTAATTATAAGAAGTTTTTAAAGGTGAAATCCAACCCTTATTTCAATGCCTTGCAGGTGAAGTTTTCATATGCGATCACTTGTCATAAGAGTCAAGGAGGACAGTGGGAAACAGTTTTTATTGAGCAGCCTTACTTACCAAGTGGAATTGATAAGGATTACCTTAGATGGTTGTATACAGCAGTAACTCGGGCCAAGTCCAAATTGTATCTTATTGGGTTTAAGGAGGACTTTTTTGAGGAGGTCTAAATTGCGTTGTTTTTGAAACTACTTCTTACTGTTTTTGATATCTTTGAGAAAATAGTATGGATATGCTCAAGGGAATTATATGACAACTGAAACAATTTTAAGTATATTTTTAGGGGTTAGTTTGGCTGCCTCTGTTGGATTTAGGGTATTTCTACCCTTATTTGTATTAAGTATAGCTTCCTATACCGGGATGTGGGAACTCAATGAAAATTGGGATTGGTTGGGGAGTTTACCTGCACTTATTACCCTAGGAGTTGCCATGATTTTGGAAATAGGAGCCTATTTTATTCCATGGGTGGATACGGTGCTGGATGCGATTGCCATACCCCTTGCCGCGATTGCTGGGACTGCGGTTATGGTATCTACTGTAGCTGATTTAAGTCCAATGGTTACATGGGTTCTAGCCATTGTTGCCGGTGGAGGTACGGCAACAGCTATAAAAGGAGCTACCACCACTACGCGTTTAACATCAACAGCTACTACAGGAGGGCTAGCCAATCCTGTTGTATCTACTATAGAAACTGGTACAGCAACAGCAATATCGCTGGCTGCCATAGTAATGCCTATGTTGGCAGCTGCTATAGTGGTAATTATTTTGGTGTTAGTTTTCCGCTTTTATCGTAAAATAAGACCAAGACGTAATGAGTAATACGTATATATGTTTAATCAATAGTTACATTTCATGAATATTATTGCTATGATTCCTGCTAGATATGCAGCTTCACGTTTTCCAGGAAAACTAATGCAGGACTTGGGCGGGAAATCAGTTATCATGCGAACATATGAAGCGGCGGTTCATTCAGCACTTTTTCAACAAGTATATGTGGTTACTGATAGTGAGATTATCTACAATGAGATAATTTCCAATGGAGGAAAGGCGCTCATGAGTCTTAAAGAGCACGAAAGTGGGAGTGATCGCATAGCTGAAGCTGTTGAAAATATGGAGGTAGATATCGTTGTTAATGTTCAAGGAGATGAGCCCTTTTTGAATAAAAGTGCATTGGTATCGCTTATTGACATATTTAAAAAGGATGTGGAAAAACAGGTAGATTTAGCATCAGTCATGTTTGAAATTACGGAGAAGGATGAAATTAATAATCCCAATAATGTAAAGGTAATTACTGATAGGAGTGGATTTGCCTTATACTTTTCTCGTTCTGTTATTCCATTTCCAAGGGCGGAAAATGTGGGAGTCCGCTATATGAAACACATAGGGGTGTATGCCTTTAGAAAGCAGGCGCTAATGGATTTTTATAAATTACCTATGCTTCCTTTAGAAGCTTCAGAAAAACTAGAACAACTACGTTATTTAGAATATGGTAAGCGTATAAAAATGGTGGAAACAACCCATGGAAGTATTGGAATTGATACCCCGGAAGATTTAGAGAAAGCACTTAAATTGTTAGGAAATGTTTAAAGGAATAAAAGTTATCGGTTTTGATGCGGATGATACTCTTTGGGTTAATGAAACGTATTTTCGAGAAGCAGAGGCCGCCTTTGGGAATCTATTGGCACCCTATGAAACATTAAACACCATCGATCAAGAACTTTTTAAAATAGAAATTGCCAATTTATCTATGTATGGGTATGGTATTAAAAGCTTTGTACTTTCCATGATAGAAACCGCTGTTAAATTATCTAATTATGGTGTTGATGCGGGGACTGTTGAGAAAATTTTGGAGTTGGGAAAGGAGATGCTTTCTAAGCCTGTAGAATTACTCCCTGGTGTTGAAAAAGTACTTCAAGAGCTGTCGCCTAAATATAGACTGATACTTTTAACTAAAGGTGATTTGTTAGATCAACAGCGTAAACTTGAGAAATCCAATCTTTTTAAGTATTTTCATCATATAGAGGTGATGACTGAAAAGGAGGAGGAGGATTATTCTAGAGTGTTAAATCATTTAGATATTAAACCTTCGGAGTTTTTGATGGTTGGAAATTCGTTGAAGTCGGATATCGTACCGCTTATCAATCTGAAAAGTAATGCAATTCATGTTCCTTTCCACACTACCTGGATTCATGAACAAGTTACCGAAGAAGTGAAGAATAATTCAACTCATACTACGGTATCCCAATTGGAAGATATATTGAATTTAATACCATAGAAGATGCGTATGTTTGCTAAGTTTATCTTTTGTACCTGTATGGGATGGCGTATTCAAGGCGATTTACCATCTCTTAAGAAGTATGTGATAATTGTTGTGCCGCATACTAGTTGGCATGACTTTTATATAGGTTTGTTAGTGCGAAAAATACTAGCTACTAAGATTAATTATATTGGAAAGAAAGAGTTGTTTAGACCTCCATATGGATGGTTTTTTAGATGGCAGGGAGGAACTCCAATTGATAGACATCACAGAAGCAACACGGTAGATGCAATTGCTCAACTATTTCAAGAACACGATGAATTTCGCTTGGCACTTTCCCCGGAGGGAACTCGAAAAAAAGTTAATCAATGGCGTACAGGGTTTTATTTTATTGCAAAAAAAGCAATTGTGCCCATTGTTATGGTTGCCTTTGATTTCGGTAAGAAAAAGGTAATCATTGCTCCTCCTTTTTATCCTACCGATAGTCAGGAAAAGGATTTTGAGTATATGTATAGGAACTTTAAAGGAGTAGAGGGGAAAAATAAGGAAAATTCATTTGAGGTAGAATAAACAAAAAAGCCATCTTTTAAGGATGGCTCTTCTTATTTCGATAGTTACGATTCGATTTCTTGCATGGTGTGATATACATTCTGTACATCGTCATCCTCTTCAATTTTTTCTAATAGCTTCTCTACATCAGCTACCTGATCCGCTGTTAGTTCTTTTGTAACTTGAGGTATACGGTCAAAACCGGATGATAGAATTTCAATATTGCGGTTTTCAAGTTCTTTTTGGATCGCTCCAAAGCTTTCAAAAGGAGCATAGATCATAATGCCATCTTCATCAGCAAAGACTTCTTCAGCACCAAAGTCAATCATTTCAAGTTCTAGTTCTTCTGGGTCTATTCCTTCCGAAGCGATTCTGAAGTTACAGGTATGGTCAAACATAAATTCCACAGATCCAGAAGTTCCTAAAGTGCCATTACATTTATTAAAGTAACTTCTGATATTAGCTACAGTTCGATTATTATTGTCAGAAGCAGTTTCGATTAATATAGCAATACCATGGGCTGCATACCCTTCAAAAAGTGCCTCTTTATAGTTGGCAGTATCTTTGTCAGTTGCTTTTTTGATAGCACGCTCAACATTGTCTTTCGGCATGTTGGCGGCCTTGGCATTTTGCATAACTGCACGCAGTCGGGAATTGGTTTCAGGATTTGGACCGCCTTCTTTTACGGCCATTACAATATCTTTACCAATACGTGTGAAGGTTTTAGCCATTGCTGACCAACGCTTCATTTTTCTAGCTTTTCTAAATTCGAACGCTCTTCCCATACGTCGTTATTAATTTTATGCAAATATAAAATGGTTTTGGTACTAATGAAAACATCCGGCCTAAAAATCACTTTTTTTCTTCAAGAAAATCCGTAATGATTCTGTAGGTTTCTATAAGTTGAAAGTCTTCATTTAATTCCTTAACCTTAAGAGTATATTGTTTACTTAACTCCTCGTTATGTTTTAATTTCTTCTCCATTTCTTTAGAATATTCTATGGTAAAACCTTTGGTTGGAGAAGTTGTTTGGTCTGATAGTTCCCAGATTTTATCGTAGGCAGTTTTACGTTTTAGCATTCCCACCATACTTAGTGGGTATACTTGCTTTTGAGTGGATAGACGAACTAAGGAATCATTAATCTGGCGGATGATTTGAAATTCAGATTGTGATTTTTGACGCGCTTCACTTTTTTTAGACACCGCCGTAAGATTTAGCGGAGCGGGTGATTTAAAATAGGTGTTTTTTATAATGGTGTCAGGAGGAATGCTATTATTGTAGTTGCGTTCGGCATTTTTCAAGTTTGAAAACAGAGATACTATGGAAATATCGGGAACTACTCCTTGTTGTTGAAATGTAGTTCCATTGATGCGATACATTTTTTCACTAGTGATTTTTACATAACCCATTGAACCCTCGTCTTTCCCAATATAAAATAACTGTTGGGAAGTGCCTTTCCCAAATGTAGGAGTTCCTATTATTATTGCCGCACTGTGATCTTGTAAAGCAGCGGCTGTGTACTCTGATGCTGAAGCAGTTTCTTCATTCACCAAAACGATTAATGGGTTGTCAAAAATGCGACCACTATTAAAATCACGTATAACTTTTTTATCATTATTTTTATGGTTGAGTATTGAAATGGGGCCTTTATTTATAAGGAGACTAACCAGCTTCGCGGCCTCATCCATTGAGCCACCTCCATTATTTCTTAAATCTAGAATTAGAGCCTCAAGGTTTTGCGGTTCCAGAGCCATAAGGGCATCTTTAAAATCATTGGCACATCCCTTACCAAATTCATCACTTGTGTAAAAAGAGTTGAGCTTTATGTACCCAATGGTTGGATTTCCTTTTAACAGGTAACTATCAATGACATTCTCAATTACTTGGGTTCGTTCTTTAACTACTGATATGTGACGGACTTCTGAAGTGTTAATTTTTTTTACTGAGAAGGTAATTTGTTTATGTGATGGATTGTATATGAAGTTGGCAAAAGTTTCATCAGAAACGCAACCAAGTTCTAAGACTTCTTGCTCAGAGGCTAGTCGAAGAATTTCGTCTCCTGCTTCAAAAGAGTTGAGTTTCCAGGCTGAGCTCCCAGGTTGAATATAGGAAACATACACTTTGCCATTGGTGCGTTCAAAGTATAAACCAGTAGTTTCATAATCATCATAGACCGATTCTTCAAAGGAACTTTTGTCTGCGTTGTTGAAATAGGAGGTATGTGGATCAAAATAGTTAGTAAAGGCATATAAGAACTGATTTTCCACTATAGAGCTAGATTTTTGCGCTAGTTCCAACTTCTCCTCCAGTTGACATAGTTCCTCCTGAATCACTTGATGTGAAATGATGTTTTTTTCATTTTCAAAAGGTGTCTTACTTTCACTGTCTAAATAGTGCTGGATAATTAAAAATCGAATCTTTTTAAGCCATATAAGGGTAAGGTCCTCTTCAGATTCTTCGTAATACGCATTTCCTGGGTGGTTGAAGGTAATGCTATCTTTGCCAGAAAAATCTAAAGATTCAGGTTGTATTGCTCGAACAATTCGTAGCGATCGTTCCAAAGCATTTACATAGGAATTTTGGAATTCTGTTATAAATGAACACTCAGCACTGATGATGTAATCATCTAATTGATTTTTGTGTTGAGCTAATTTGTTGACCTCACCATTGGTGAAATACATATATTCTGGATCGAGGTTGTTTAGAAAACGATTGAAAACCCACTGAGATAGTGTGTCATTGATGGGTTTGGGTTTTATATGATAATACTGTATTAGTTGATGAGAGTTGTGAAGTGTTTGACAAAATGTAATGGAATCCTGAGCTTTGGCAAAAAGACTAAACACAAGAAAAAAAAAGGTAATTCTAAAATGATGCATATGGCTAGCTACTTAAATTGTATTTGAAGGCTCTTAGTTAGGTACTACGGTAAATATACTAAAACGGACCTATTTATTTAACCATACGCTTTATAAAATATAGATTGAACAACTTCGATTACACTCCACTATCCTTAATTACTTCGTCGCAGCTTATGCGTAGATGCTTTGGGAGGAGTTGTTCTTTTGGAAGAACTGCTAAGTAACGGTCAAAATTGGAGGTATAGACATTTTTAAATAGTGGACTCTTAAGATGTGCTAATTTGCAGACTTCAATGATAAATTCATCATGATGGATAAGGTCCTCACTTCCCAAATGATAAATGCCCTTCTTTTTCCTATTTAGTAAGTAATGAGCTTGTTGAGCTAATCTATCTACGGTTGTTACGTTCATAACAAGGTCAGGGAAGACTTCATAGGCTTCTCCTTTTCGTAAGGTCTCTTTTAATTCTTTGATTCGTGGCGAATGTTTGCCAAAGACCATTGGAAGCCTTAAAATAAGGTAATTGTATTCAGGTAAACGAAGTAATTGATTCTCTATTTTTATTTTAAATCTACCATATTTGCTTTCAGATAAGGTTTTGTCATACTCATACGAAGGGTAATTAGTGAAAGCGTCAAAAACATTAGAAGAAGATAAAAAAACAAGTCGTTTACGTGTGTTTTTGATATAGTTTATTAAATGATGATGTACCTCAAGTTGTAAATCAAAATTGCCTCGCAGGCAACTGATAATAATATCTGGTTTTCGTAAGCTCAGCAATTC harbors:
- a CDS encoding ATP-dependent DNA helicase, with translation MDVHQFYTLLKSKFPHTPTLRQEVVLQQLSQFILENNNDKVFLLKGFAGTGKTTIIGTIVTNLWHAQQKFVLMAPTGRAAKVITNYSKSTAFTIHKKIYFPKKQKGGGVSFTLQPNKHRNTLFIVDEASMIPDTPADSKLFENGSLLDDLMTYVYSGHKCKLLLIGDTAQLPPVNLALSPALDPDTLALHYNKEVQSIELDEVMRQAQDSGVLFNATLIREQLASFYFENFAFQVGPYKDIVRLVDGYEIQEAINDAYDRYGTEETTIIVRSNKRANLYNQQIRSRILFNENELAPGDLLMVVKNNYFWIKATSEAGFIANGDTIEVLEIFAIKELYGFRFAEVKVKMVDYPSMKPFETVLLLNTIDAETPALSYEDSNKLYQEVMLDYQNESSNYKKFLKVKSNPYFNALQVKFSYAITCHKSQGGQWETVFIEQPYLPSGIDKDYLRWLYTAVTRAKSKLYLIGFKEDFFEEV
- a CDS encoding DUF4126 domain-containing protein, producing the protein MTTETILSIFLGVSLAASVGFRVFLPLFVLSIASYTGMWELNENWDWLGSLPALITLGVAMILEIGAYFIPWVDTVLDAIAIPLAAIAGTAVMVSTVADLSPMVTWVLAIVAGGGTATAIKGATTTTRLTSTATTGGLANPVVSTIETGTATAISLAAIVMPMLAAAIVVIILVLVFRFYRKIRPRRNE
- the kdsB gene encoding 3-deoxy-manno-octulosonate cytidylyltransferase → MNIIAMIPARYAASRFPGKLMQDLGGKSVIMRTYEAAVHSALFQQVYVVTDSEIIYNEIISNGGKALMSLKEHESGSDRIAEAVENMEVDIVVNVQGDEPFLNKSALVSLIDIFKKDVEKQVDLASVMFEITEKDEINNPNNVKVITDRSGFALYFSRSVIPFPRAENVGVRYMKHIGVYAFRKQALMDFYKLPMLPLEASEKLEQLRYLEYGKRIKMVETTHGSIGIDTPEDLEKALKLLGNV
- a CDS encoding HAD family hydrolase produces the protein MFKGIKVIGFDADDTLWVNETYFREAEAAFGNLLAPYETLNTIDQELFKIEIANLSMYGYGIKSFVLSMIETAVKLSNYGVDAGTVEKILELGKEMLSKPVELLPGVEKVLQELSPKYRLILLTKGDLLDQQRKLEKSNLFKYFHHIEVMTEKEEEDYSRVLNHLDIKPSEFLMVGNSLKSDIVPLINLKSNAIHVPFHTTWIHEQVTEEVKNNSTHTTVSQLEDILNLIP
- a CDS encoding 1-acyl-sn-glycerol-3-phosphate acyltransferase, with amino-acid sequence MRMFAKFIFCTCMGWRIQGDLPSLKKYVIIVVPHTSWHDFYIGLLVRKILATKINYIGKKELFRPPYGWFFRWQGGTPIDRHHRSNTVDAIAQLFQEHDEFRLALSPEGTRKKVNQWRTGFYFIAKKAIVPIVMVAFDFGKKKVIIAPPFYPTDSQEKDFEYMYRNFKGVEGKNKENSFEVE
- a CDS encoding YebC/PmpR family DNA-binding transcriptional regulator, which translates into the protein MGRAFEFRKARKMKRWSAMAKTFTRIGKDIVMAVKEGGPNPETNSRLRAVMQNAKAANMPKDNVERAIKKATDKDTANYKEALFEGYAAHGIAILIETASDNNNRTVANIRSYFNKCNGTLGTSGSVEFMFDHTCNFRIASEGIDPEELELEMIDFGAEEVFADEDGIMIYAPFESFGAIQKELENRNIEILSSGFDRIPQVTKELTADQVADVEKLLEKIEEDDDVQNVYHTMQEIES
- a CDS encoding carboxy terminal-processing peptidase, which produces MHHFRITFFFLVFSLFAKAQDSITFCQTLHNSHQLIQYYHIKPKPINDTLSQWVFNRFLNNLDPEYMYFTNGEVNKLAQHKNQLDDYIISAECSFITEFQNSYVNALERSLRIVRAIQPESLDFSGKDSITFNHPGNAYYEESEEDLTLIWLKKIRFLIIQHYLDSESKTPFENEKNIISHQVIQEELCQLEEKLELAQKSSSIVENQFLYAFTNYFDPHTSYFNNADKSSFEESVYDDYETTGLYFERTNGKVYVSYIQPGSSAWKLNSFEAGDEILRLASEQEVLELGCVSDETFANFIYNPSHKQITFSVKKINTSEVRHISVVKERTQVIENVIDSYLLKGNPTIGYIKLNSFYTSDEFGKGCANDFKDALMALEPQNLEALILDLRNNGGGSMDEAAKLVSLLINKGPISILNHKNNDKKVIRDFNSGRIFDNPLIVLVNEETASASEYTAAALQDHSAAIIIGTPTFGKGTSQQLFYIGKDEGSMGYVKITSEKMYRINGTTFQQQGVVPDISIVSLFSNLKNAERNYNNSIPPDTIIKNTYFKSPAPLNLTAVSKKSEARQKSQSEFQIIRQINDSLVRLSTQKQVYPLSMVGMLKRKTAYDKIWELSDQTTSPTKGFTIEYSKEMEKKLKHNEELSKQYTLKVKELNEDFQLIETYRIITDFLEEKK
- a CDS encoding sugar nucleotide-binding protein, which codes for MNKILILGASGFIGQTLYKELCSYFDVYGTYFSHKSFRDNQHFSHFNMEYDGIDELLSLRKPDIIISCLRGNFDLQLEVHHHLINYIKNTRKRLVFLSSSNVFDAFTNYPSYEYDKTLSESKYGRFKIKIENQLLRLPEYNYLILRLPMVFGKHSPRIKELKETLRKGEAYEVFPDLVMNVTTVDRLAQQAHYLLNRKKKGIYHLGSEDLIHHDEFIIEVCKLAHLKSPLFKNVYTSNFDRYLAVLPKEQLLPKHLRISCDEVIKDSGV